The following is a genomic window from Chloracidobacterium sp..
TTCATTTGTGATCATTTTTGTATGATAGCATCGGCTCCTGATCATTCCTGCCGCCGTAAAGAGAGGAGGCCGCGCGTCTAACGGCACGGTTTCTGGTACACTACCAGCCGAGGCTGAAAGACGAACTGCCCGAAAAGGATGATAATTGCCATCGACGGGCCGAGCGGCGCGGGAAAATCAACGCTCGGCAAAATGCTCGCAAAACGACTTGACCTTTTGTATCTGGACACGGGTGCGATGTATCGCGCGGTGGCGTTGGCCGTGATGCGCGCTAATGTACCGATCCGCGATATCGACCGGATCACGTATATCGCCGAGACTGCCGACATCGACCTTGTGGGCGAACCTGATGCGATGAAAGTGATGTTAGACGGCGAGGATGTCTCGGTCGAGATACGTACGCTTGAGGTCGCACGTTCGGCTTCTGAAGTATCGACCATTCCCGCCGTCCGCCGCGTAATGGTCGAACATCAGCGTTCTATCGGTGAGGCGGCTCCGAAGGGCTGCGTTCTCGAGGGCCGCGATATAGGCAGCGTCGTGTTCCCGAATGCCGATATTAAATTCTTTCTTACCGCAAAACCTGAGGCACGAGCGCGGCGCCGTTATACCGAAGATCAAATGAAGGGCCGCATCTCGACCTACGAGCAAACCCTTGCCGAGATCAACGAGCGTGACGAGCGCGATGTCTCACGCGAGGACTCGCCGCTGACCATCGCCGAGAACGCCATTGTGATAGACACGAGCGAACTGGATCTTGCAGAGGCGTTTGAGGCGATGCTTGCAAAGATCCGCGAAACCGGCGTCGGCGTTTCGGGCTGACCTTTCGTGCCGCAAAAAGTTGACTTGCGGCGGCGGCGCACATAACATAGTGAATTGCTCTTACGTGCTCCCGTAGCTCAGCCGGATAGAGCAACAGCCTTCTAAGCTGTGGGTCGCAGGTTCGAGTCCTGCCGGGGGCGAGGATCAAAGGTCCGAGATCGATAATGTGGCGGCTATAGTTCAGCGGTTAGAGCGCTTGATTGTGGTTCAAGATGTCGTGGGTTCGAATCCCACTAGCCGCCCCACCATTACCCTTCCGAAACGACCGAAAACCATTGTCAACACGGGCCGGCAGCAATATAATTGATGGGTTCTCATTGTTAGGACATTAGCCCGTTCAAGGTTTTCGTTATGCTGAGATACGCCATTCTGACCGTTATCTGTTCCCTTAGTATTTTTATTGCCGTTGCAGGTCAAAACTCGAATCAGGAGCAGTATGTCCGCGGCGAACTGTTGGTCAAATTCCGTCCGAACCCGGACTCAACGGCCGCACGTTCGGTCAATAGGGCTATGGGTGCGAACGCGATAGAGACCCTCGGCGACACCCAATGGCAGCTTGTCCGAATTCCGGACAGCCTGACCGTTGAGGCGGCGATAATTGACTATAAGAAGTTCGGTGCCGTGGTCGATGCCCAGCCGAACTTCTACTATCACCTTTTGACCACCCCGAACGATCCGCAGTTCACAAGCTCGGGAATGTGGGGCCTCACAAAGATATCAGCGCCGCAGGCGTGGGATCTGACGACCGGCAGTTCGTCGATCGTCGTCGCGGATATAGACACGGGCCTTCGCTATACGCATCAAGACCTCGCGGCAAATGCTTGGGTAAATACGGGCGAGCTTCCCGGCAACAACATCGATGATGACGGGAACGGCTATATTGATGATGTCTATGGCTGGGATTTCTTTTATGACGACAGCAACCCGATCGACGACGCAGGCGGCCATGGTACGCATACCGCAGGCACGATCGGAGCGGTTGGTAATAATGCATTGAATGTCGTCGGCGTTAATTGGAACGTCAAGATCATGGCCATCAAGATCTACAGCCCGAACGGAGATGATTCGACCTCTGCAATGCTCGTAAAAGCTTACAGCTATGTTCGTATGATGAAGCTTCGCGGCGTTAACATCCGTGTAACCAATAATTCGTACGGCGGCTGCGGCGAGGCCTGCGGCTACGATCAGGCGACAAAAGACGGAATTGATGCGATGGGCGAAGCAGGCATTCTCAACGTTTTTGCCGCCGGTAATGACAATATAAATAACGACACGTCGCCCTCTTATCCCGTAAGCTATACAAGCCCTAGCATCCTCGGCGTCGCATCCTCGACATCGAGTGACGGCAAATCGGGGTTTTCCAGCTACGGCCCGACCAGCGTCGATATCGCGGCTCCGGGGTCGGGTATCCTAAGCACATATAATTCGTCGAATACAGCGACGACGACGATGAGCGGAACATCCATGGCAACGCCGCATGCCGCGGGTGCGGCCGCACTGCTTGCGGCTTACAATCCGAGCCTTTCGGTAGCATCGCTCAAAGCGACGCTGATGAATACGGTCGATCCCGTAAGCGCATTCAGCGGAATTATAAAGACGGGCGGGCGTCTGAACGTGAGCAAGGCATTGAATCAGCAGACAGTTTGTGCGTTCCCGGCCGGGATGTCGGTCGGTACAAAGGGCGGTGTCTTTACCGTGAATGTAACGCCCGGCACTAACTGCGATTATTTTGTGAAAAGCTCGGTCAAATGGATAAAGGTTCTCGGGGCCGATCAGTTCAGCGGCAACGGCTCGTTCACGTTCCGTGTTTCGGTCAACCCGACGATCTCGCGAACGGGAGTGATAACCATCGGCGGGCAGCCGTTCACGGTAACACAAAAGCGGAATTGATCAGAAGATCTGCGGCGCGGCTCCAACGTTTTCGGCGTGCGGCGCGTCTAAATGCTGTTAGTTAGCGGATTTTGCAAAATATCGTTGAGATCGCGGGACGAAAGAACTTGCTTTTTCTTGCTATCCTGCATCGGAAAAAGGTAAAATTACTGGCTTACATAAAGCGTTGCCGACGGCGTCGCTCCTGTAGGTTATCTGGAAGGAATAATGAAGATGAAGAATTTGGCTTCTGCCATTGCAAAGTATGTTTTTGTCCTGTCGATCGCTGTCCTGGTCGCCTCTGATGCGGCCGCTCAGGCTAAACTGCGTAAGGCGATGGATTTTGACAATGACGGTAAGGCGGACTTTACCGTATTTCGCCCGAGCAACAACGTTTGGTACATAAACAAGAGCAGCGGCGGATTCGTCTTCCAGCAGTTCGGGCTTGTAAATTCGGATTACCCTGCACCGGGCGACTTTGATGGCGACGGCAAAGCGGACATCTCGGTCTGGCGCGACACCGACGGCATTTGGTATCGGCTCAACAGCTCGACCGGAACCTTCGCGGCACAGGCATTCGGCACGTCAGGCGACGAGCCTATCGCCCGTGATTATGACGGCGACGGAATGACCGATTGTGCGGTTGTCAGGCGTACCGGCGGCAATATGATCTGGTACATACTTCGCACCAGTGACGGCGGCTTCAGCGCACAGCAGTTCGGCCTTTCGACCGATTATACAGCGCCGGGCGACTACGACGGCGACGGCAAATTCGACATCGCAGTGCAGCGTCCGGGGGCGACCGCTTCGAGCCAATCAACATTCTATGTTCAGCAAAGCGGCGACGGCAATTACTTCATTACCAACTGGGGGCTGAGCAACGACCTTGTCGTTCCCGGCGATTATGACGGCGACGGCAAAACGGATATTGCGGTCGTTCGCGAAGGTTCGACGCCGACCTCGCCGCTCGTTTGGTATATTCGCAAGAGTTCTGACGGGAGCTTGTTCGCGACGACATTCGGCATCACGGGTACCGACCTCAACTGTCAAAATGACTACGACGGCGACGGCAAGGCGGATCCGGCCGTTTGGCGTGACCCGACGGGCACGTTCTATGCTTTGATGAGTACGACCGGCTTTACGCAAACGCTTGTCCAGCAATGGGGCAGCACCGGCGATTATCCTGTCGGCAGCTACGATACGCACTGATAGCGTTTGACGGCACTCTCTTAGGATGGTTGGGCTGACTGCGTGTCGCTCAACCATTTTTCGATCTACAGGTATTTTTTCTGTTAAAGTGTATTGATGTCTGACGGTTCGATCATCAGTAAATTGAGCGGAAAACGCGTCGTTGTCATCGGCGATGTGGTCGCGGATCAATACCTGAACGGCACGATCTCGCGCGTTTCGCGTGAGGCGCCGGTCTTTATACTTCGGCATGACGAGACGATAACGTTTCCGGGGGCGGCGGCGAACGCGGCGGCAAATATCGCATCACTCGGCGGCATACCCACACTCATCGGCGTACTCGGCGGCGACGTCAACGCCACGCTTCTTCGCCAAGCATTAGAAAAAGCCGGTGTCGGCACAGCATCCATTGCGGTTGACGGTTCTGCGGCAACCACAACCAAGCAGCGCGTGCTGGCAAGCCACACTCATGCGGTTCGGCAGCAGGTGATACGGATCGATTTTGAGACGAGTGTCGTATCCGATGAAGCGAACAGTTTCCTGCGGCGGCAGATCGATGAACACCTTCCGACGGCGGATGCGGTGATTGTTTCGGATTACGGCTACGGCGTTGTTAACTTTGAACTGTTCGCTGCGATTAGGGATGCGGCAAAGCGGCACCGGCTGCCGCTCGTTGTTGATTCAAGGTCGCGGTTGGGCGTTCTTGTAGGCGCGACCGCAGCCACGCCGAATCAGGATGAGGTTGAGCAGTTGCTGCAGCAAAGTATCGAGGGTTCTGATCGTGAAGAGCTGCGAGAGCGGCTTGGCGTGGATGCGTTGTTGATAACAAAAGGTAATAAGGGAATGGAGCTGATAGAGCACGGCAAGCCGATCAACTCTTTGCACGCTGTCGGTTCGCTTGAGCCTGTAGATGTTACCGGCGCCGGCGACACTGTTATTGCCGCTTTTACACTCGCGCTTGCTGCGGGCATCTCGTACGCCGATTCAGCGCGCATCGCCAACCACGCGGGCGGGATCGTCGTAATGAAAAGAGGTACCGCGACCGCTTCCGCCGCCGAACTGGCAGAGTCTCTGAGCAGCTCCGGCCTGACGGCCGCTGAAAAGAATGCTTGAACTCGATCCGGCACCGATATTAGAGCGCACCGCGCTCATCAGCGCGGTCGCCGAGCGTCGGCGCGCCGGCAAATCGATCATACTTGCGAACGGCTGTTTCGATCTTTTTCATGTCGGGCATCTGCGTTATTTGCAGGGTGCAAAGGCACTTGGCGGTACGCTTGTCGCAGCGGTCAATTCCGACCGGCAGGCACGCGCGATGAAAGGCGAGGGCCGCCCTTTCGTTCCACAGAATGAGCGGGCCGAGATCATCGCCGCTCTGCGCTGTGTCGATCTTGTAACGATATTTGACGAGCCGACGGTCGAGCATATCATCTACGCGATCCGCCCCGATATTCACACGAAAGGGACAGACTATACGGCCGAGACCGTTCCCGAACGCGATATTATGCGTGAGATCGGCGGAAAGGTAATCATAGTCGGCGACCCGAAGGAACACTCTTCGACCGAGATCATACGCTCCATCGGCGATCACAAGATCTGACCTGAAAATGTGGATATCCCGTACAAAAGATGATCTGATCATCGAGGTCTGGGAGAAACTCGACTGCGATAGCGTCGGACGTCCCGAGATCGAGGCCGTTGAGGCGGCGATCGAAGGCCGATTCGGTAAGGCGGCGGTCGAATCGCCGATGAACATTGCTCGGCTGCTTGCCGACGAGGGCGCTGTGCTTCGGCATTCTGAGATCATGGATCTCTATCTCGAACGCAACAAGCCCGATCCGTTCGATGATGCCCTTCGCGAGACGGCTCGACCGCGGAGCCTGTCGGCGGCGATGCAAACCCTAAAAAAACTCGAAGTCCTGCGTCAAACGCTGACCTCCGAGCATGATGACGTCCGTCTGCGGCGCCTTCACGAGTTCGTGCTTCATCTTCGGAGCGAAAATAAGAAAGCTGCGGAGCGGCTTGGTCACGACGATCCGAGATACAGGGAGTTTGCCGAGATCGACGAGTGGCTCGCTCATTGGATGCGAACTCCGGAGCTGTTCTTTGCATGGATCGAACTGCGGCGGCGTTCATCGGAGTTTCGGGAAAAGTTTGGTTCAATAGAAGAATGACCGTAAGACGTTTTTTCTCAGAGAATATCGATTCCGCGGCATCGGCGGCGGTGCTTGATGCTGACGAAGCTCATCACGCCCGCGATGTGCTTCGGCTGAAGCCCGGCGACAGCATACATATCTTTGACGGCAAAGGCCGTGAATACGCAGGCATTCTCACACATCTCGCAAAGAATAAGGCCGAGGTCAGCGGGCTGACGGAGGCGGCTCCGCCGGCTCCCGAATCGGGCATTGCTCTCACGCTGGGTTCGGTCGTTATTCCCGGCGATAAGTACGATCTGATCGTTCAAAAAGCGGTTGAACTTGGCGTGCGAACCATTGTGCCTTTGTCCTCTGTACGTTGTGAGTTGAAACGCAAGGACATTGAAAAGAAGCTTGTTCGCTGGCGTCGAATTGCTCTCGATGCGGCAAAACAATGCGGCCGTGCACGCTTGATGCAGGTTGGGGAACCGCTTGATGTTAAAGGCTTTATTGACCTGTATGCAGGAAAGGCAGATGCCTCGATATTTTTTTCCGAACGTGATGGCGGCAAGTTAGCTGTCGATCGCAGCCCGCACAGTATAACAGCAGTTGTCGGGCCGAAGGGCGGTTGGGATGATTCGGAGATCGAAGCGGCGCGAGCGGCAGACTTTGAGGCGGTAACATTCGGCGGGCGGATAATGCGGGCGGAAACGGCGGTGATCGCACTATCCGCAATACTTCAGCACCGATTCGGCGACATCAATTAGGCCCGCCCGCGCGGTAGAATGCATCGCCGCGTTGCTTAAGGCCCGCCTTCGCGCCAAGTGTCGCGATCACTGAATCGAGAAGATCCTTCGACCCGAGCTTGAAGCTCAGCGCGGAACGCATCCGCGTTTCGTTATCATTGATATCGAGTATCAGATAGCGGCGTTTTTCACGTATAAAGCCTGCGAAACCAGCACCCGGCAATGGTATCGCGCTTATGACAGAACCTGCCGTCGTTCGTACCGACTGTGATTGCGGATAAACTGTCAAAAGTGAAGCGTACGGGACCGAGAACTGTTGGCCATTGTCGGATCTGAAAACAAGCTGCTCGTTCGCATCATCAAAACGCAGCGTGCCGTCGGTTTTATCGCTGTAACCGAATAGCCCTCCCTCGTACTTTGCGGCAAAGCTTTCCGGTGCAGGCTTCACTGCCTTTGCATCGGCCGGGAGAGGACGCGGCTGAGCCGCGGTCAGTAAGGCCGCAGCCAACACCATTGACAATAACACGAGTATCTTCTTCATTTCCGAAACCGGCCGACAATTCGTTTTGACGCTGCGGCGGCTTACTTGGTTGCTGTCCGGCGCGCGTGTGTGCCGAAGAGATACGGCTTGAGCCGCTCTGACGCCAGCTTTATGTACTCGCCGGATATCTCCGATCCGAACCATTGGCGGTTCAAAAGGTGTGCCGCCTTTGCTGTCGTACCGCTTCCCATAAAGCAGTCATATACTATATCGCCTTCGTTCGTCCACGTTCCTATCTGATCAAGAGCAAGCCGTTCGGGAAAGATGGCCGGATGCCCGAAGGCGACCTTGTCCTTTGATGAAGAAGTGCCGACATTGTAAAAAAAGATATTATTCACCTTTCGCTGCTTTGGCGCGACGTGATCGTGAGCAAGATCATTGCGGCCGACCTTTGTAATACGGAACGATTTGAATTTCTTCTCCTGCTGCAGCGGCTGCATTATCGGATTGAATGTTGAGGGCCGCCCCTTGCTGAAGCAGAACATATATTCGAATGCCTGTCTGTAACGCAGTCCGCAGTCGCTAGGTATCGGGTTATTCTTTGCATAGATCATCGTATCGTGTACACGAAAGCCCGCATCCTTAAAAGCGAAAGCATGCTTGAAACTCGTAAGCGTCTCGTCTCCGTTGACCGTACGGTCACCGACGACCCAGATGACCACGCCGCCGGGCTTTGTCTTTGCGAACAGCAGGTTGGCGATCTCATACACAGGGAAATGATACCCGTTGTAATCGCGCAGATCGTCATAAGGCGGGCTTGTGATCGTCATATCGATAGTGTCGTAGGGAAGACGTTCGAGCGTTTCGGTGCAGTTCTCGTGATATATGCGTCCAAATTCCATACTTATTGCGGCCACTTGTCTAAAAATTCCCTTACGAATGCCTTTTCCGGCTTTTGAGTTTCCGCTTCGAGGAAGAAGCGGAACTGCTCGGTCTCCTCGAAATATTTTTCTTCACTCAGCTTTCCCGCGAAGTAAACCATCCGAAGCCATACGAGATATGTGTTCAGCGTATCAATTTGGTTGTACTCAACTATCTTCGTGATGTCGCCGGCAAGCCATAGGTCGGTAACTTGATCGCCTTTTACGTCGATCTTGCCCGGATAGCCGCAGAGCTTTGCAAACTCATCGAGCCGCGGCGTCATTGCACCGCCGGAAAAACGTTTGAGAAGGTCGAGGTGGGCTTCGCTGTTTCGCGCGTCGAAGTAATCCGCCCCTTCCCAAGGCTTTGGCGGCCGTTTGCTGAATTCGGGCGCCGAGACCTCTTTGATCATCCCGCGTTGGATCAAGACCTGCAGATCGGATTCGGCAGAATTGAAACCGACGAGCTGCGGATGGCGTTCGCCGACGAAATAGAGAAACCTGCTTATGATCTCGGCCTCGTCCACATCGACGTCGGTTATAGGCAGGCGAGGCAGCGAATTGAGACCGAATTCAATGGCCGTTTCGCCGTCGCGAAATACGACCCTTCTCGAAAGAAAGGCGATCGAAACGACTCGCGAGAACATATATTTGAGAAAAGGCCTCGGGTTCTTTTCGCAATCGTATTGCGGACTTTTCAGCCAAAGGCTCTCCATAGCCTCAAGTTCGGTCACCTCGTCCGGCAGGTCAAAGAGCCTGCGTGCGCCGTCGGCATCCGGCACCCATTCGAGGTCGAAGAACAGACAGAGTTCAGGAATGTTCGACTTTAGCATCGGAGTGATGAGGCCTTAACTACAAAGTTTCCTTGCACTTATACGATCCGAAAAACAGAAGCTTACCACAGTGCGCGCGCCGGTACAAACATTTTGCGCGCGACATCTTGCTTTCGGACGTTGAAAAGTGCAGATCAATGTGTATAATCCTGTCGGTTTTGTGTACAATTGACCGCTTTTACAAAGCGGTTGGATACGATCTGGGTTACAATGCGAGCACCCTTCGCTGACAGTGAGGTGTCGATATTGAAAATTTAGGGGAAAGGAGAACTGTATGAGGAACTGGACTGGAGTCTTAGCAGTGGTTGTTTTGTTTACGGCGGCGTTTGCGTGCTCAATGGATGAAACAAGCAAGGCAAACGACCTTGTAAAAGAGGCGAACACATTTATTACGGCGGGCAATGACATTGCGACCAAGGCTGAGGACCTTGGCGGCAAGCTCGACGGCAAACTCGACAATGTCAAAGATAAATCGGATCTTGAAGATGCACGTTCGATGGCAAAGGATCTTGGCAAGATGTATGACGACCTCGGCGATAATTTCAAAAAGGCCGGCGACAAATTCACTGAAGCAAGCAAGCTGAAGATCAATGACAAGTTCAAGGAGTATCTTGAGACGAAAGCGAAGGAATTCAGCACCAGACACGATTACAGTGTAGAGCTGAAAAAGATCCCGCAAAAGCTCATCGATAGTGACAGCGAAACTGAGTATCGAAGCCTTTATAAGGACCAAATGGAAAAGGTACAGTCGATGCTTAAGGATGCGAAAGATCTTTCAGACAAGGCCGATAAGATCGTCAAGGACAACCCAGACGTGATGAAAGGCTCGTAGGGCCGATCGTTCGCAGGGCAATGGACAGGGCACTCGGTGTCCTGTCCATGAAATTTCCCGGTAGGCCTCACGAGCTAAGCTCTTACGCAAACTCTCCGAACGACGGCATTTGCCGCCCGCCTCGCAGCGCACTCATTCGTCATACGATATTGTCGGATCGACGCCCGAAATAGTATCACCGCGCACCTGTTTAGCAAATGCACACCTGTGTAAATGATGTGAACACTGCAGATAGCGTCAATGGCACGCGTGTTGCTCCTATGAGGTCACACGGCCGCCGAAGGCCGCATCCTCCGGGAGGGAAAGCATTATGAAAAAAATGATCTCAACATTAATGGTCGCCGGGCTGCTGGCAATTTCGATCTCGGTGCTTGGCACGACCGTCGGTGCACAGACGCGAAGTTATGATCGGCGTCCGACACAAACCTACACCTACAAGAAGCCGAGCTTTTATCGTCGTCATCGCAATCTTATCAATATAGCGATCGGCACGGGCGGCGGAGCAGTGCTTGGCGGCATCATCGGCGGTAAGAAAGGGGCACTTATCGGAGCGGCCGCCGGCGCGGGCGGTTCAGCGCTTTACACCTACAAGATCAATCCGAAAAAGCGGCGCTTCTAAAGAGAGAAGGGAATCCGGGGCTTTGAGGATCAAATAGCGAGAGGCTGTGTCCGATCAACGGGTACAGCCTCTTTTTCACAAGCGATCCTGTTGGTCAGAAAGGATATGTGTTCGCGGCGATCAGAGCGTCCGCGATACGCTGACGTGCCGCGATAGTGTTGATAGGCGAATTATTCTTCGTGAACCGTTTCAATGCGATCAGCAGCGTTCGTCCTTCGTCGCCTTCTGCAACAGCGGCGATCGTATTCTTTGCCTTTGCTTCAATACGCTGGATCGCGTCATTGCAGAAAACGCCTGTGATATCGAAGAATCGCGCGGCCGCGACTTCGCCATTGCGGGCGGCATATTTCTTTGCACGCAGGATGGCAGATTCCATTTGGTATGCTTCCATAATGATGTCGGCACAGTTGATGAGGACCTCCTGTTGATCTGCAAGTGCGAGCATATATTTCTGAACCGCAGTGCCGAGTACCATTAGGGCGATCTTTTTTGCGTTGCCGGCAAGCCGTGTCTCGGCGGCGAGCGATCCGCTGTCTTCGTCAAACGACATCTGCGGCTCGAGTATCTCCTCCTGCAGCGCCTTTGCCGCCTGAAGAAGGCCGAGCCGCCCTTTCATCGCACGCTTTACCAGTTGGCCCGGAATGAGCATCCGGTTGATCTCGTTCGTGCCCTCAAAGATGCGGTTGATGCGCGAGTCGCGATATGCCTTTTCGGCCGGATAGTCGGCTGAATATCCGTAGCCGCCATAGATCTGCACCATCTCATCAACGACGAAGTCGAGGGCTTCGCTGCAGGCGACCTTATTGATCGACGATTCTACGGCGTACTCCTCGATCGATTGCAGCTTTTTGGCATTATCGGCACCATCGCCGATAAGGGCGTCGATCATTCCGACCGTGCGGTAGGTGATCGACTCCGATACCCAAGTGCGGACAGCCATTTCGGCGAGCTTGTGCTTCATGGCACCGAATGACGAGATCTTTTTGTGGAACTGTTCGCGTTCGTTCGCGTACCTGACAGACTGATGTATGGCAAGTTTGGCACCGCCGGTTACGGACGCACCGAGCTTGAATCGGCCGACATTCAGAATGTTGAAGGCGATCTTTGCACCGTCGCCGACATTGCCAAGGAGGTTCGCCGCAGGCACGCTGCAATCGCTCAAGATAAGCGGTGTCGTCGAAGACGATCTGATGCCCATTTTGTGCTCCTCGGCGCCGGGGCGGCAGGTTTCGCTGCGTTCGACTATGAACGCAGAGAATTTCTCCTTTTCGCCGTCCACCTTTGCAAAGACAATGAACATATCGGCAAAGCTGCCGTTCGAGATGAACATTTTCTCGCCGTTGAGGACGTAGTGCGAGCCGTCATCGGTAAGTTTCGCCGTCGTTTTTGCCCCAAGAGCGTCGGAGCCGGAGCCTGCCTCGGTCAAGCAATATGCGGCGACCGTCTCGCCCGAAACGATCCGAGGTATCCATTGTTTTTTTAGCTCTTCGGAGCCGAAGTAAAGGATAGGAAGCAGCCCGATGGAGGTTTGCGCGCCGAACGTGGTGCCGAAGCCGCCGCCGCGGCCCATCATCTCGGCGATCACGACGCCCGTTGTCTGATCAAGTCCGAGGCCGCCGTATTCTTCGGGTATCGTCGCACCGAGAAGGCCCAGCTCGCCGGCCTTTTTTACAAGGCCGCGGGCGATCGCCCAGTCATGGTTCTCCATTGCGGGCAGCTGCGGATGCACCTCATTATCGACAAATTCCTTTGAGGTCTCGCCGATCATTCGCTGTTCATCGGTCAGGTCCTCGGGCGTAAAGACGTCTTCTGCCGCTTGCTCGGCGATAAGGAATTCGCCGCCTTTCAAATACTCTTTCTCAGTTCGTGCTTCCATAAAATTTCTCCTAAGATCGTGGTATGAATGAACATTCATTCAATAAGAGGCCGCTTCTGATGCCTCCTTGGGTATGACGCCAAGCCCGCAAATCAGTTTGCGGCTGCCGCAGTTATTCAGATACGAGCCGTCAGTTGCCGGCTCTCATGTCGTCGAGCTCTTTTGCGAACTTTTTGGGCAGCGTCATATCATCTTTTTCCGCCCAAACGTTCTCTTTTCCTACTACCGGTCCGAAATGATAGACGTTAATATTATCCGCGCCGGGCTCGACAAAGATGTAGTATTTATTGCCGCCGCAATTATGTGTTTCGCAGCCGGTCATCATATATACGCCGCTATCCTCTTCGATCGGAGTTTCGACGTTCCAGAACTTTTTCATCTTCTGAAAGTCTGTTCCCATGATCTTAGAAAGGCGAGCGGTGAGGTCTTTATTCGCCCAGAGCTTTGCCTCGGTCGCCGTCTTGCCAATGTCCTTTTTCAGCACAGTTAAGCTGGATCCCGTCGGTGTCAAAGCAGAGGATGACACGGGTGCCTGCGGCGAAACCGCCGCGGCCGGCGCACCTGTATGAGCATTGGCGGCATTTCCCGCATTTCCGCCGTTGGCCGTATGGTTCGCAGGAGTGCCGCCGCATGCAGCGGCGAATGCGGCAATGATCGATATTAGCAGGGTCTTTTTCATAAACGCTCCAATTTGCTGTAACGATTTGATCTATTTACGATACATCTAGTCGGCGATCCTCTCAAATATTCCTGCCGCTCCCATTCCGCCGCCGACACACATCGTAACCATTCCGTAACGTGCATTCCGCCGTTCAAGCTCACGAAGCACGGTCGCCGTCAGCTTTGCTCCAGTGCAGCCGAGCGGGTGGCCGAGCGCAACCGCGCCGCCGTTCACATTCGTTTTTGCCGGATCCATTTCAAGCACTTTCATAACAGCGAGGCTCTGCGCCGCGAAGGCCTCGTTAAGTTCGATCACGTCGATCTGATCAAGTGTTAGGCCTGCGAGTTTGAGTGCCTTCGGTATCGCATAGACCGGGCCGATGCCCATTTCTTCGGGCAGGCAGCCGGCCGTCGCGAACGAAACGAAACGTGCCATTGCCTTGAGGCCAAGCTCCGAAGCTTTATCCGCGGACATCACGACCGCTGCCGCCGCACCATCCGACATTTGCGATGAATTTCC
Proteins encoded in this region:
- a CDS encoding (d)CMP kinase; its protein translation is MIIAIDGPSGAGKSTLGKMLAKRLDLLYLDTGAMYRAVALAVMRANVPIRDIDRITYIAETADIDLVGEPDAMKVMLDGEDVSVEIRTLEVARSASEVSTIPAVRRVMVEHQRSIGEAAPKGCVLEGRDIGSVVFPNADIKFFLTAKPEARARRRYTEDQMKGRISTYEQTLAEINERDERDVSREDSPLTIAENAIVIDTSELDLAEAFEAMLAKIRETGVGVSG
- a CDS encoding S8 family serine peptidase; the protein is MLRYAILTVICSLSIFIAVAGQNSNQEQYVRGELLVKFRPNPDSTAARSVNRAMGANAIETLGDTQWQLVRIPDSLTVEAAIIDYKKFGAVVDAQPNFYYHLLTTPNDPQFTSSGMWGLTKISAPQAWDLTTGSSSIVVADIDTGLRYTHQDLAANAWVNTGELPGNNIDDDGNGYIDDVYGWDFFYDDSNPIDDAGGHGTHTAGTIGAVGNNALNVVGVNWNVKIMAIKIYSPNGDDSTSAMLVKAYSYVRMMKLRGVNIRVTNNSYGGCGEACGYDQATKDGIDAMGEAGILNVFAAGNDNINNDTSPSYPVSYTSPSILGVASSTSSDGKSGFSSYGPTSVDIAAPGSGILSTYNSSNTATTTMSGTSMATPHAAGAAALLAAYNPSLSVASLKATLMNTVDPVSAFSGIIKTGGRLNVSKALNQQTVCAFPAGMSVGTKGGVFTVNVTPGTNCDYFVKSSVKWIKVLGADQFSGNGSFTFRVSVNPTISRTGVITIGGQPFTVTQKRN
- a CDS encoding VCBS repeat-containing protein; protein product: MKMKNLASAIAKYVFVLSIAVLVASDAAAQAKLRKAMDFDNDGKADFTVFRPSNNVWYINKSSGGFVFQQFGLVNSDYPAPGDFDGDGKADISVWRDTDGIWYRLNSSTGTFAAQAFGTSGDEPIARDYDGDGMTDCAVVRRTGGNMIWYILRTSDGGFSAQQFGLSTDYTAPGDYDGDGKFDIAVQRPGATASSQSTFYVQQSGDGNYFITNWGLSNDLVVPGDYDGDGKTDIAVVREGSTPTSPLVWYIRKSSDGSLFATTFGITGTDLNCQNDYDGDGKADPAVWRDPTGTFYALMSTTGFTQTLVQQWGSTGDYPVGSYDTH
- a CDS encoding carbohydrate kinase, giving the protein MSDGSIISKLSGKRVVVIGDVVADQYLNGTISRVSREAPVFILRHDETITFPGAAANAAANIASLGGIPTLIGVLGGDVNATLLRQALEKAGVGTASIAVDGSAATTTKQRVLASHTHAVRQQVIRIDFETSVVSDEANSFLRRQIDEHLPTADAVIVSDYGYGVVNFELFAAIRDAAKRHRLPLVVDSRSRLGVLVGATAATPNQDEVEQLLQQSIEGSDREELRERLGVDALLITKGNKGMELIEHGKPINSLHAVGSLEPVDVTGAGDTVIAAFTLALAAGISYADSARIANHAGGIVVMKRGTATASAAELAESLSSSGLTAAEKNA
- a CDS encoding adenylyltransferase/cytidyltransferase family protein — encoded protein: MLELDPAPILERTALISAVAERRRAGKSIILANGCFDLFHVGHLRYLQGAKALGGTLVAAVNSDRQARAMKGEGRPFVPQNERAEIIAALRCVDLVTIFDEPTVEHIIYAIRPDIHTKGTDYTAETVPERDIMREIGGKVIIVGDPKEHSSTEIIRSIGDHKI
- a CDS encoding 16S rRNA (uracil(1498)-N(3))-methyltransferase; protein product: MTVRRFFSENIDSAASAAVLDADEAHHARDVLRLKPGDSIHIFDGKGREYAGILTHLAKNKAEVSGLTEAAPPAPESGIALTLGSVVIPGDKYDLIVQKAVELGVRTIVPLSSVRCELKRKDIEKKLVRWRRIALDAAKQCGRARLMQVGEPLDVKGFIDLYAGKADASIFFSERDGGKLAVDRSPHSITAVVGPKGGWDDSEIEAARAADFEAVTFGGRIMRAETAVIALSAILQHRFGDIN
- a CDS encoding site-specific DNA-methyltransferase, whose amino-acid sequence is MEFGRIYHENCTETLERLPYDTIDMTITSPPYDDLRDYNGYHFPVYEIANLLFAKTKPGGVVIWVVGDRTVNGDETLTSFKHAFAFKDAGFRVHDTMIYAKNNPIPSDCGLRYRQAFEYMFCFSKGRPSTFNPIMQPLQQEKKFKSFRITKVGRNDLAHDHVAPKQRKVNNIFFYNVGTSSSKDKVAFGHPAIFPERLALDQIGTWTNEGDIVYDCFMGSGTTAKAAHLLNRQWFGSEISGEYIKLASERLKPYLFGTHARRTATK